A window of Gloeomargarita sp. SRBZ-1_bins_9 genomic DNA:
AAAAGCTCTACCGGCGGCACTCCGGGCGACCGGGGGGGATGAAGGTGGAAACGTTTGAACAGTTACGGGCGCGGTTGCCGGAGCGGATTATTGAGGAGGCGGTCAAGGGGATGTTGCCCAAGAATCGCTTGGGGCGGGCATTGTTTACTAAATTGCGGGTGTACGCGGGGCCAGACCATCCCCATCAGGCCCAACAACCGCAGGTGATTCGACTGGAGGAGGACGTGTAGACCTATGGCGCAACGGGTGACCTATTGGGGCACGGGGCGGCGGAAAACGGCGGTGGCACGGGTACGGTTGTCTCCGGGTACGGGTAAGGTGATCATTAACGGTCGGAATGCCGAAGAGTATTTACGGGGGATGCCCACCTGCCTGGCGGCCCTCAAGGCGCCCTTGGAAACTTTGGGTTTGGAGAATGAGTACGATATTTTGGTGAATGCCCATGGGGGTGGATTGACGGGGCAGGCGGAGGCGATCCGGTTGGGGGTGGCGCGTGCCCTGTGTCAGTTGGACCCGGATAACCGTCAGCCCTTGAAGGCCGAAGGCTATCTCACCCGTGACCCCCGGGCCAAGGAACGGCGCAAGTATGGGTTGAAGAAGGCCCGTAAGGCGCCCCAGTATTCCAAGCGTTAATCCTAAGGAGGCAAGGCCTATGCCCAAGCCTGGTATTCATCCCGAATGGTATCCTGAAGCGCCGGTCTATTGCGAAGGCAAGGTGGTAATGACGGTCGGCTCCACCAAGCCCCAGTTGCATGTGGAAATCTGGTCGGGTAACCATCCCTTTTACACCGGCACCCAAAAAATCGTTGACACGGAAGGGCGGGTGGAGCGGTTCATGCGCAAGTACAGTAGGCCGACGAATAACGCCACCTCCGCTAAAGGTGCCCAATCGGAGGCCAAAGCCGGTCAAGAAATTAAACCGGTGCCCAAGACTGGGAAACCGGCCAAACCCGCCAAGAAAAAATAGGTGCCTTTCCAAGGTTGGTTCCAGCGATTGCCGCGCCGGTTCACCTTCACCCGCGTTGGCGCTATCTTCACCACCATTACTGTGCTGGTGAGCATCGGCGCTTTCAATACTGGCAACAACCTGCTCTA
This region includes:
- the rplM gene encoding 50S ribosomal protein L13 is translated as MNTTHVPSPAAFKPAWYVIDAKGQRLGRLASKVARILRGKEKPIYTPYLDTGDYVIVVNAKEVEVTGKKRTQKLYRRHSGRPGGMKVETFEQLRARLPERIIEEAVKGMLPKNRLGRALFTKLRVYAGPDHPHQAQQPQVIRLEEDV
- the rpsI gene encoding 30S ribosomal protein S9, with translation MAQRVTYWGTGRRKTAVARVRLSPGTGKVIINGRNAEEYLRGMPTCLAALKAPLETLGLENEYDILVNAHGGGLTGQAEAIRLGVARALCQLDPDNRQPLKAEGYLTRDPRAKERRKYGLKKARKAPQYSKR
- the rpmE gene encoding 50S ribosomal protein L31 — its product is MPKPGIHPEWYPEAPVYCEGKVVMTVGSTKPQLHVEIWSGNHPFYTGTQKIVDTEGRVERFMRKYSRPTNNATSAKGAQSEAKAGQEIKPVPKTGKPAKPAKKK